One region of Acropora muricata isolate sample 2 chromosome 13, ASM3666990v1, whole genome shotgun sequence genomic DNA includes:
- the LOC136896945 gene encoding inactive histone-lysine N-methyltransferase 2E-like isoform X2: protein MNTNLLIEATPSENTKPMTAGSDPQPAESSKAPKMPSVASIRHAPLLLDHNYGQPPPMTPPDSISPGPEDADTGNEDDEDDSVTRCICEFDHDDGYMICCDKCSVWQHIECMGISSDAVPDNYLCDQCQPRMLDRERARAIQQRKREEQSDDDDEDNDSEEDRETPTYTAVSNTPTRITLTAKVSRKRKRGPSKIKVKEHNATHAESHDKEKKPKRRKRQKQKPSPGFVPVDEDTNEAWDNTCNSYDDYEELKENIYGKEFEQLALNSIQENGCAPVIANDEQLCEVVEVERFRKGIVTTEDLDKNKFIIQCKGKLMLFATFRAENPFFKRCSPYVFYYSEMDHLQLCVDARTHGNDARFARRSCSPNSVVKHFLLNGRVCLGIFSSCPLPKGAEITIPFEFQFEEYHSYMDCACRQEMCAVMKYNSKNQNQNHDAHAQKRLKPYEEDSNSNSQQKMSPLRVSLPNSQGLQGDSDSDIENNPEKQAAKKTREQRKLEVYLKQIEKMEKKEKRKQQTQKDSKQEQVSPVSQQEAPFNNKLATSIKNVKGMKRTMNKRRTGALGVKRKRTRLSSCSSEPLSPDDHSSTASTPTTPMVTSASSQPEAVPESSSGTPSTSPSRAFRFSKDSKQCLEEEVKETPSSGDAVASVKTEPVEQSVASTPGSPITPRDDSDAKPVLNTATSTTEQDPLPDSSDAVTGSDAVCSSTTDSNQLSKDVKKTLPDCLTEISASVVSGTNTPSPCPSTAGSPTSAESSGCSVTTERTSPGPAPGSPLASVKFGQRMSRTSPLYGSLKKRWLFQYLYGQNLTNDRPPNGVRINVNNTMHRPVNGKMIPPALRRNGLPKMIDPLPPKKRRLRIFHNLSSEWNETSGTLLSQALREAEPLYVSSPAPLEQPVQIVLADSVNNLQPHQEEATTNNEQPFSTEDSLLRIKTSTTPSGTEPPYVNSTVTLATNSADISQRRPIDPRLGNSCPVTSSGVNPALSPGGGWPVATSAVPALPVTGQPVLSYSQNNDSSGTPGKKKVSLLEYRNRSRNRLSVDLPRPLPPSTAPSTAPVSASVALFSSSVIKSAVSLPNLTVSPAPSTITHRPVSSVAEMNGPHLEPVSPDLEDKSGLSQQSSKFPNSSFGRGVFSSRLEIKGAMNADGDSRLKREIQKKHEQLSRKEQEKVLFAEKLTSLISEELQKDSKAKPSSMMGRSPSTSSSESSNPSAEFLGDAMEIEDDDNNSNSSIYVNTPVISHSTHLSHSTLAHSTQIPQRSSLLSQFHQPSVNHRIGHPPVYLSQQAAHQLSSPSQPPPRLPSNSPKYLVTSPSGSAHVRFQSPYQGSPSQTAGFFHH from the exons TCCGCAACCCGCTGAGTCCAGTAAGGCACCAAAGATGCCCAGTGTTGCATCCATACGCCATGCACCCTTGCTTTTG GATCACAACTATGGGCAGCCACCTCCAATGACCCCCCCTGACTCCATTAGTCCAGGGCCAGAGGATGCCGACACTGGAAATGAGGATGATGAAGACGACAGCGTAACACGGTGTATATG TGAATTTGATCATGATGATGGCTACATGATTTGCTGTGACAAGTGCAG TGTATGGCAGCATATTGAATGTATGGGAATTAGCTCTGATGCAGTGCCAGATAACTACCTCTGTGACCAGTGCCAGCCAAG GATGTTGGATAGGGAGCGTGCACGAGCGATTCAGCAGCGCAAGAGAGAGGAGCAAAGTG ATGATGATGACGAAGACAACGATAGTGAAGAGGATAGGGAAACGCCGACATACACTGCTGTCTCTAACACTCCAACAAGAATTACACTGACAGCTAAGGTCAGTCGGAAACGAAAAAGGGGTCCCAGCAAGATCAAAGTCAAGGAGCATAACGCAACTCAT GCTGAAAGCCATGACAAGGAGAAAAAACCCAAAAGGAGAAAG AGACAGAAACAAAAGCCTTCACCAGGATTTGTCCCTG ttGATGAAGATACGAATGAAGCATGGGACAACACATGCAATTCTTATGACGACTATGAAGAGTTAAAGGAAAATATATACGGCAAGGAGTTTGAGCAGTTGGCTTTGAACTCTATCCAG GAAAATGGATGTGCGCCTGTCATAGCCAACGACGAGCAGCTCTGTGAAGTCGTCGAAGTGGAGAGATTCAGAAAA GGAATTGTGACAACAGAGGACCTAGACAAAAACAAGTTTATCATTCAATGCAAG ggtaAACTTATGCTTTTCGCGACGTTCCGTGCGGAGAATCCGTTTTTCAAAAG GTGCAGTCCCTACGTCTTCTATTATTCTGAGATGGACCATTTGCAATTGTGTGTCGATGCCAGAACTCATGGCAATGACGCAAGATTTGCAAGGAGATCTTGCTCCCCAAATTCAGTG gtgAAGCACTTTTTGCTCAACGGAAGAGTGTGCCTCGGGATATTCTCTTCATGTCCTTTACCCAAAGGGGCTGAGATAACTATACCATTTGAGTTCCAATTTGAAGAGTACCATAGTTACATGGACTGTGCCTGTAGGCAGGAAATGTGTGCCGTCATGAAGTATAACAGTAAGAATCAGAATCAAAACCATGATGCACATGCGCAGAAAAGACTAAAACCGTACGAAGAGGACAGCAACTCAAACTCGCAGCAGAAGATGTCTCCATTGAGAGTATCCTTGCCAAACAGCCAGGGTTTACAA GGCGACAGTGATTCTGACATCGAGAATAACCCGGAGAAGCAAGCTGCCAAAAAAACCCGGGAGCAGAGAAAACTGGAAGTGTATCTTAAACAGATCgagaaaatggaaaagaaagaaaaacgcaAACAGCAGACGCAGAAGGATAGTAAACAGGAACAAGTGAGCCCTGTAAGCCAACAGGAGGCACCATTTAATAACAAGCTAGCCACTAGCATCAAGAATGTCAAAGGAATGAAACGAACTATGAACAAAAGACGAACGGGTGCGCTCGGGGTGAAGAGAAAACGCACCCGATTGTCTAGTTGCTCTTCCGAGCCTTTGTCGCCGGATGATCACAGCAGTACGGCGTCTACGCCGACGACTCCGATGGTGACGTCGGCTTCGTCGCAGCCCGAAGCCGTGCCGGAGTCTTCGTCGGGTACTCCGTCCACGTCACCAAGTCGGGCTTTCAGGTTTTCCAAGGATAGTAAACAG TGCCTTGAAGAAGAGGTCAAAGAAACGCCGAGTAGCGGAGATGCAGTTGCTTCTGTGAAGACAGAGCCGGTAGAACAAAGCGTAGCATCCACTCCCGGGTCTCCAATCACGCCGCGGGACGATAGCGACGCCAAACCCGTACTGAACACAGCGACCAGCACAACGGAGCAAGACCCGCTACCCGACAGCAGCGATGCTGTCACGGGATCTGATGCCGTGTGTTCGAGCACCACAGACAGTAATCAGTTGAGTAAAGATGTCAAAAAGACTCTGCCAGATTGTTTGACGGAGATTAGTGCTTCTGTGGTCAGCGGGACAAACACACCCAGTCCCTGTCCATCTACCGCGG GTTCTCCAACAAGTGCTGAAAGCAGTGGATGCAGCGTGACCACAGAGCGAACCAGCCCAGGACCTGCACCAGGTAGTCCTCTGGCATCTGTAAAGTTTGGCCAGAGAATGAGTCGAACGAGTCCTTTGTACGGCTCCCTCAAGAAG AGGTGGCTGTTCCAATATCTTTAtggacaaaatttaacaaacgaCCGTCCACCAAATGGCGTTCGAATCAATGTTAACAACACCATGCATAGGCCAGTCAATGGAAAAATGATTCCTCCGGCACTAAGGAGAAATGGCCTACCTAAAATGATAG ATCCCTTGCCCCCTAAAAAGCGGCGTCTAAGAATCTTTCACAATTTGTCGTCCGAGTGGAATGAAACTTCAGGCACGCTCCTAAGTCAAGCGCTGCGAGAGGCCGAGCCTCTTTACGTCAGCTCTCCAGCTCCCCTCGAACAGCCAGTCCAGATCGTTTTGGCGGACAGTGTCAACAATCTGCAACCTCACCAAGAGGAAGCGACGACAAACAACGAACAGCCATTTTCGACGGAGGACTCGTTACTGAGAATCAAAACTTCGACCACGCCCAGCGGTACCGAGCCCCCTTACGTGAATTCGACAGTTACCTTGGCAACGAACAGCGCTGATATTTCGCAGAGGAGACCCATTGATCCCAGACTTGGAAATAGTTGCCCCGTCACTAGCAGTGGTGTAAACCCCGCCCTGTCTCCTGGAGGTGGGTGGCCTGTGGCCACGAGTGCTGTTCCAGCGCTGCCGGTCACTGGACAGCCTGTGCTTTCGTATTCGCAGAATAATGATTCGTCAGGGACGCCAGGAAAGAAAAAG GTATCCTTGCTGGAATATCGCAATCGCTCTCGAAACCGCCTATCAGTGGATCTTCCCCGACCGCTACCCCCCTCAACCGCTCCTTCAACAGCGCCGGTATCCGCCTCAGTGGCGTTGTTTTCGTCGTCTGTTATCAAATCGGCCGTTTCGTTGCCCAACCTCACCGTATCGCCGGCTCCTTCGACCATAACGCATCGACCGGTGTCGAGTGTGGCTGAAATGAATGGCCCGCATTTGGAACCAGTCAGTCCTGATTTGGAAGACAAAAGTG GTCTGTCACAGCAATCGTCGAAATTTCCGAACAGTTCTTTTGGAAGAGGGGTTTTCTCTTCTAGACTGGAAATAAAAGGTGCAATGAACGCTGATGGAGATTCTCGACTGAAAagag AAATTCAGAAGAAACACGAGCAGTTGTCGAGGAAAGAACAGGAAAAGGTGCTGTTCGCTGAAAAACTGACATCTTTAATCTCGGAGGAACTTCAGAAAG ATTCAAAAGCGAAGCCGTCGTCTATGATGGGCCGATCGCCAAGCACTAGCAGCTCCGAGTCGTCGAATCCATCAGCAGAATTCCTCG GTGATGCTATGGAGATTGAGGACGACGATAATAACTCGAATTCAAGTATATACGTCAACACGCCAGTGATCTCGCATTCCACGCACCTTTCTCACTCCACGCTCGCGCACTCCACGCAAATACCGCAACGTTCGTCACTTCTGTCACAATTTCATCAGCCCTCCGTG AATCACAGAATAGGGCATCCACCCGTCTACCTGTCGCAACAAGCTGCGCACCAGCTTTCCTCTCCGTCGCAACCTCCGCCGCGGCTACCAAGCAATTCGCCCAAGTACCTCGTGACTAGTCCCTCTGGTTCCGCGCATGTTCGTTTTCAGTCCCCCTACCAGGGCTCGCCATCGCAGACGGCTGGGTTCTTTCATCATTGA
- the LOC136896945 gene encoding inactive histone-lysine N-methyltransferase 2E-like isoform X1 has translation MNTNLLIEATPSENTKPMTAGSDPQPAESSKAPKMPSVASIRHAPLLLDHNYGQPPPMTPPDSISPGPEDADTGNEDDEDDSVTRCICEFDHDDGYMICCDKCSVWQHIECMGISSDAVPDNYLCDQCQPRMLDRERARAIQQRKREEQSDDDDEDNDSEEDRETPTYTAVSNTPTRITLTAKVSRKRKRGPSKIKVKEHNATHAESHDKEKKPKRRKRQKQKPSPGFVPVDEDTNEAWDNTCNSYDDYEELKENIYGKEFEQLALNSIQENGCAPVIANDEQLCEVVEVERFRKVTKISGNDGHVSLKSYRDISGIVTTEDLDKNKFIIQCKGKLMLFATFRAENPFFKRCSPYVFYYSEMDHLQLCVDARTHGNDARFARRSCSPNSVVKHFLLNGRVCLGIFSSCPLPKGAEITIPFEFQFEEYHSYMDCACRQEMCAVMKYNSKNQNQNHDAHAQKRLKPYEEDSNSNSQQKMSPLRVSLPNSQGLQGDSDSDIENNPEKQAAKKTREQRKLEVYLKQIEKMEKKEKRKQQTQKDSKQEQVSPVSQQEAPFNNKLATSIKNVKGMKRTMNKRRTGALGVKRKRTRLSSCSSEPLSPDDHSSTASTPTTPMVTSASSQPEAVPESSSGTPSTSPSRAFRFSKDSKQCLEEEVKETPSSGDAVASVKTEPVEQSVASTPGSPITPRDDSDAKPVLNTATSTTEQDPLPDSSDAVTGSDAVCSSTTDSNQLSKDVKKTLPDCLTEISASVVSGTNTPSPCPSTAGSPTSAESSGCSVTTERTSPGPAPGSPLASVKFGQRMSRTSPLYGSLKKRWLFQYLYGQNLTNDRPPNGVRINVNNTMHRPVNGKMIPPALRRNGLPKMIDPLPPKKRRLRIFHNLSSEWNETSGTLLSQALREAEPLYVSSPAPLEQPVQIVLADSVNNLQPHQEEATTNNEQPFSTEDSLLRIKTSTTPSGTEPPYVNSTVTLATNSADISQRRPIDPRLGNSCPVTSSGVNPALSPGGGWPVATSAVPALPVTGQPVLSYSQNNDSSGTPGKKKVSLLEYRNRSRNRLSVDLPRPLPPSTAPSTAPVSASVALFSSSVIKSAVSLPNLTVSPAPSTITHRPVSSVAEMNGPHLEPVSPDLEDKSGLSQQSSKFPNSSFGRGVFSSRLEIKGAMNADGDSRLKREIQKKHEQLSRKEQEKVLFAEKLTSLISEELQKDSKAKPSSMMGRSPSTSSSESSNPSAEFLGDAMEIEDDDNNSNSSIYVNTPVISHSTHLSHSTLAHSTQIPQRSSLLSQFHQPSVNHRIGHPPVYLSQQAAHQLSSPSQPPPRLPSNSPKYLVTSPSGSAHVRFQSPYQGSPSQTAGFFHH, from the exons TCCGCAACCCGCTGAGTCCAGTAAGGCACCAAAGATGCCCAGTGTTGCATCCATACGCCATGCACCCTTGCTTTTG GATCACAACTATGGGCAGCCACCTCCAATGACCCCCCCTGACTCCATTAGTCCAGGGCCAGAGGATGCCGACACTGGAAATGAGGATGATGAAGACGACAGCGTAACACGGTGTATATG TGAATTTGATCATGATGATGGCTACATGATTTGCTGTGACAAGTGCAG TGTATGGCAGCATATTGAATGTATGGGAATTAGCTCTGATGCAGTGCCAGATAACTACCTCTGTGACCAGTGCCAGCCAAG GATGTTGGATAGGGAGCGTGCACGAGCGATTCAGCAGCGCAAGAGAGAGGAGCAAAGTG ATGATGATGACGAAGACAACGATAGTGAAGAGGATAGGGAAACGCCGACATACACTGCTGTCTCTAACACTCCAACAAGAATTACACTGACAGCTAAGGTCAGTCGGAAACGAAAAAGGGGTCCCAGCAAGATCAAAGTCAAGGAGCATAACGCAACTCAT GCTGAAAGCCATGACAAGGAGAAAAAACCCAAAAGGAGAAAG AGACAGAAACAAAAGCCTTCACCAGGATTTGTCCCTG ttGATGAAGATACGAATGAAGCATGGGACAACACATGCAATTCTTATGACGACTATGAAGAGTTAAAGGAAAATATATACGGCAAGGAGTTTGAGCAGTTGGCTTTGAACTCTATCCAG GAAAATGGATGTGCGCCTGTCATAGCCAACGACGAGCAGCTCTGTGAAGTCGTCGAAGTGGAGAGATTCAGAAAAGTAACGAAAATTTCTGGAAATGATGGCCACGTCTCTCTCAAAAGTTACCGGGACATCTCG GGAATTGTGACAACAGAGGACCTAGACAAAAACAAGTTTATCATTCAATGCAAG ggtaAACTTATGCTTTTCGCGACGTTCCGTGCGGAGAATCCGTTTTTCAAAAG GTGCAGTCCCTACGTCTTCTATTATTCTGAGATGGACCATTTGCAATTGTGTGTCGATGCCAGAACTCATGGCAATGACGCAAGATTTGCAAGGAGATCTTGCTCCCCAAATTCAGTG gtgAAGCACTTTTTGCTCAACGGAAGAGTGTGCCTCGGGATATTCTCTTCATGTCCTTTACCCAAAGGGGCTGAGATAACTATACCATTTGAGTTCCAATTTGAAGAGTACCATAGTTACATGGACTGTGCCTGTAGGCAGGAAATGTGTGCCGTCATGAAGTATAACAGTAAGAATCAGAATCAAAACCATGATGCACATGCGCAGAAAAGACTAAAACCGTACGAAGAGGACAGCAACTCAAACTCGCAGCAGAAGATGTCTCCATTGAGAGTATCCTTGCCAAACAGCCAGGGTTTACAA GGCGACAGTGATTCTGACATCGAGAATAACCCGGAGAAGCAAGCTGCCAAAAAAACCCGGGAGCAGAGAAAACTGGAAGTGTATCTTAAACAGATCgagaaaatggaaaagaaagaaaaacgcaAACAGCAGACGCAGAAGGATAGTAAACAGGAACAAGTGAGCCCTGTAAGCCAACAGGAGGCACCATTTAATAACAAGCTAGCCACTAGCATCAAGAATGTCAAAGGAATGAAACGAACTATGAACAAAAGACGAACGGGTGCGCTCGGGGTGAAGAGAAAACGCACCCGATTGTCTAGTTGCTCTTCCGAGCCTTTGTCGCCGGATGATCACAGCAGTACGGCGTCTACGCCGACGACTCCGATGGTGACGTCGGCTTCGTCGCAGCCCGAAGCCGTGCCGGAGTCTTCGTCGGGTACTCCGTCCACGTCACCAAGTCGGGCTTTCAGGTTTTCCAAGGATAGTAAACAG TGCCTTGAAGAAGAGGTCAAAGAAACGCCGAGTAGCGGAGATGCAGTTGCTTCTGTGAAGACAGAGCCGGTAGAACAAAGCGTAGCATCCACTCCCGGGTCTCCAATCACGCCGCGGGACGATAGCGACGCCAAACCCGTACTGAACACAGCGACCAGCACAACGGAGCAAGACCCGCTACCCGACAGCAGCGATGCTGTCACGGGATCTGATGCCGTGTGTTCGAGCACCACAGACAGTAATCAGTTGAGTAAAGATGTCAAAAAGACTCTGCCAGATTGTTTGACGGAGATTAGTGCTTCTGTGGTCAGCGGGACAAACACACCCAGTCCCTGTCCATCTACCGCGG GTTCTCCAACAAGTGCTGAAAGCAGTGGATGCAGCGTGACCACAGAGCGAACCAGCCCAGGACCTGCACCAGGTAGTCCTCTGGCATCTGTAAAGTTTGGCCAGAGAATGAGTCGAACGAGTCCTTTGTACGGCTCCCTCAAGAAG AGGTGGCTGTTCCAATATCTTTAtggacaaaatttaacaaacgaCCGTCCACCAAATGGCGTTCGAATCAATGTTAACAACACCATGCATAGGCCAGTCAATGGAAAAATGATTCCTCCGGCACTAAGGAGAAATGGCCTACCTAAAATGATAG ATCCCTTGCCCCCTAAAAAGCGGCGTCTAAGAATCTTTCACAATTTGTCGTCCGAGTGGAATGAAACTTCAGGCACGCTCCTAAGTCAAGCGCTGCGAGAGGCCGAGCCTCTTTACGTCAGCTCTCCAGCTCCCCTCGAACAGCCAGTCCAGATCGTTTTGGCGGACAGTGTCAACAATCTGCAACCTCACCAAGAGGAAGCGACGACAAACAACGAACAGCCATTTTCGACGGAGGACTCGTTACTGAGAATCAAAACTTCGACCACGCCCAGCGGTACCGAGCCCCCTTACGTGAATTCGACAGTTACCTTGGCAACGAACAGCGCTGATATTTCGCAGAGGAGACCCATTGATCCCAGACTTGGAAATAGTTGCCCCGTCACTAGCAGTGGTGTAAACCCCGCCCTGTCTCCTGGAGGTGGGTGGCCTGTGGCCACGAGTGCTGTTCCAGCGCTGCCGGTCACTGGACAGCCTGTGCTTTCGTATTCGCAGAATAATGATTCGTCAGGGACGCCAGGAAAGAAAAAG GTATCCTTGCTGGAATATCGCAATCGCTCTCGAAACCGCCTATCAGTGGATCTTCCCCGACCGCTACCCCCCTCAACCGCTCCTTCAACAGCGCCGGTATCCGCCTCAGTGGCGTTGTTTTCGTCGTCTGTTATCAAATCGGCCGTTTCGTTGCCCAACCTCACCGTATCGCCGGCTCCTTCGACCATAACGCATCGACCGGTGTCGAGTGTGGCTGAAATGAATGGCCCGCATTTGGAACCAGTCAGTCCTGATTTGGAAGACAAAAGTG GTCTGTCACAGCAATCGTCGAAATTTCCGAACAGTTCTTTTGGAAGAGGGGTTTTCTCTTCTAGACTGGAAATAAAAGGTGCAATGAACGCTGATGGAGATTCTCGACTGAAAagag AAATTCAGAAGAAACACGAGCAGTTGTCGAGGAAAGAACAGGAAAAGGTGCTGTTCGCTGAAAAACTGACATCTTTAATCTCGGAGGAACTTCAGAAAG ATTCAAAAGCGAAGCCGTCGTCTATGATGGGCCGATCGCCAAGCACTAGCAGCTCCGAGTCGTCGAATCCATCAGCAGAATTCCTCG GTGATGCTATGGAGATTGAGGACGACGATAATAACTCGAATTCAAGTATATACGTCAACACGCCAGTGATCTCGCATTCCACGCACCTTTCTCACTCCACGCTCGCGCACTCCACGCAAATACCGCAACGTTCGTCACTTCTGTCACAATTTCATCAGCCCTCCGTG AATCACAGAATAGGGCATCCACCCGTCTACCTGTCGCAACAAGCTGCGCACCAGCTTTCCTCTCCGTCGCAACCTCCGCCGCGGCTACCAAGCAATTCGCCCAAGTACCTCGTGACTAGTCCCTCTGGTTCCGCGCATGTTCGTTTTCAGTCCCCCTACCAGGGCTCGCCATCGCAGACGGCTGGGTTCTTTCATCATTGA